The Gammaproteobacteria bacterium nucleotide sequence TATCGCCGACTATTATCAGCCAACGACTCGTATCGTTATCGGCTTAAGTGGCGGCGTTGATTCTGTAGTGTTGCTTGATTTGTTGGCTAAGTCAACGGTCGATAACCAACAAATTATCGCGGTTCATGTTGATCATGGCTTAAATAAACTAGCTGACAAGTGGGGACTTTTTTGCCAGCAGTTATGTGCAAATTATGCAATAACCTTTGCGCTTGAACCCGTCCATCTAGCCAGCGACAGTAATATTGAAGCGCAGGCCCGCCAAGCACGTTACCAGGCGCTCGCTAATTATGTTGCAACTGATGACATTTTAGTGACTGCTCAACATCTTGACGATCAGGCTGAAACGGTTTTACTGGCGTTAAAACGTGGCGCAGGAGTGCTTGGGTTAGCTGCAATGCCTAGCTCGTTAGCGTTTAATCAGGGAAGCCACAATCGGCCACTACTTGGTATTGGCCGAAAAGAGATTGAGCGTTATGCGCATCGTCACCAGTTGAACTGGATTGAAGACGATAGCAACCTCGATTGCCGCTTTGACCGAAATTATTTACGCCATCAAATAATGCCTAAATTGAATCAACGTTGGCAAGGTTTTAGTGACAACCTTGCCCGCAGTGCTAGTTTGCTGGGACAAAGCATTGAGTTGCTCGACGAGCTGGCTGAGATTGATTACGACAAGGCGCAAGCCCGAGCCGGGGGCTTGTTAGTGGCGGTAGTTGGTCAGTTATCGGTTGCGAGACAAAACAACTTAATCCGTTATTGGCTGCGTCAGCATCAACTAACGATGCCATCGCAAGCCCAATTACAACAAATTACGGCTCAAATGTTAGCTGCCACCTTAGACAGCGATCCGATTGTCGAAGTCTCAGGGGCGCAAATTAGACGATTTCAGGGAGTGATGATGGTCGTTATGCCTCAACCTGATATCTCGGAGCAGGTTATTAATTGGCGGGGCGAGTCGACGATTTCTTTGCCTAACCAGTTAGGGGAACTCGAATTTAGTCAGCACAGCGAGCTCAAGGAGACAGATTCTGATTCGGAATTTGTGATTCGATTAATCGCACCAAAAGCGCTAAAAGTTGAAATTCGGTTTGGTGTAGTAGGCAGCTATAAAGCTTGGCCTATTGGCCGGGACAAGCGCCGTGCGGTAAAAAAGCTGTGGCAGGAGTTTAGTATCCCTACTTGGCAACGATCCCAAATTCCATTAGTATTTTTCGACCAGCAATTGGTTGCTGCGCTTGGCGTGTGGGTCGAACAAGGCTATCAGGGCTGTATTAATCAACCAAACATGATGATCAGCTGGCGAAAATCCGATTAATACGGCCCGTTATACGGTCGTGTTAGTTTAGGCTGCACCGTGGTAGCCATTTTTCCCAGCACCTTTCACGTGGTATAAGGCTTTATCTGAGCGATTAGTCAATACGGTGCTATTGTCACCTTGCTGCCAATTAGCATAACCAATACTCGCTGTCACGTTTGTCTCAAGCAAAAGTTGACTGGTAGCGGTTGCGCTTACTATCCGTTGGGCAACAAACTCTGGATGTAGATGATCACTGTGAGACAATAAAATGGCAAATTCGTCGCCACCAAATCTAAAGACATGATCATTATCACGTACCGCAAATCTTAATAATCGAGAAAACTCGATTAAGACTTGGTCGCCCGCAAGGTGACCACACTCGTCGTTAACCGCTTTGAAATTATCTAAATCAATAAATAATAAAGTGAACGACCGATCTTCCCTTTCGGCTGTTGCGGTCATATGACGAAGCGCCTCTTCAAAGTAATTACGATTACCCAACCCCGTTAAGTAATCTCTCATACTCATTTTTCGGGTATGTTCAAAACGCAATACATTATGCAACGACTGCAACAATTGTTGCTCGACATTGGCAAGTAATTGCCGCTGATGGTTGTTCAGTGGCTGCGTACTGAGATAAATAATATTTCCCAGTACTGTATTGTTAAAGATCAATTGATGTGTCAGCTTGTTGGCGCTAGCTTTAGAGTATTTCAATTGCAACTTGTGGTTAGGACTTTCGAATTCTAGGCCGGTAACTGCTATTAGGCGGCTAACTTCCGCTGTGTAAGTAGCTAATAGTGGCTCAAGCTCGATAGTCATATTGAGCTTTTCTAGAAATGCCAGTTTATCCTCACTACGCCGAAGTGGTTTTTTGTCATTGTTGCTAGCTTCAGAAGTGATTGTATTTACTTCGAAAGGGCTAACCTGATGAGTTTTACGATATAACTGTGACATTGCTTCTCTCTCAATCTGTTAATAATGACCGTTTCATCCATAATTTACGGTACGGATTATTACTAGGTTAGTGCATAGAAAAAACAATATTTTTTTGACTAACTATCCGATGGTATTAATAAAGCAATTCACATGCCAACATTAATAAATGTGGGGATTTTGTGTTATTAACAGGTAAAACCCAGCCATTACAGTGATCAGGAGATGTCGACGAATAAATAA carries:
- a CDS encoding GGDEF domain-containing protein, with the translated sequence MSQLYRKTHQVSPFEVNTITSEASNNDKKPLRRSEDKLAFLEKLNMTIELEPLLATYTAEVSRLIAVTGLEFESPNHKLQLKYSKASANKLTHQLIFNNTVLGNIIYLSTQPLNNHQRQLLANVEQQLLQSLHNVLRFEHTRKMSMRDYLTGLGNRNYFEEALRHMTATAEREDRSFTLLFIDLDNFKAVNDECGHLAGDQVLIEFSRLLRFAVRDNDHVFRFGGDEFAILLSHSDHLHPEFVAQRIVSATATSQLLLETNVTASIGYANWQQGDNSTVLTNRSDKALYHVKGAGKNGYHGAA
- the tilS gene encoding tRNA lysidine(34) synthetase TilS, coding for MNLPAQIERFIADYYQPTTRIVIGLSGGVDSVVLLDLLAKSTVDNQQIIAVHVDHGLNKLADKWGLFCQQLCANYAITFALEPVHLASDSNIEAQARQARYQALANYVATDDILVTAQHLDDQAETVLLALKRGAGVLGLAAMPSSLAFNQGSHNRPLLGIGRKEIERYAHRHQLNWIEDDSNLDCRFDRNYLRHQIMPKLNQRWQGFSDNLARSASLLGQSIELLDELAEIDYDKAQARAGGLLVAVVGQLSVARQNNLIRYWLRQHQLTMPSQAQLQQITAQMLAATLDSDPIVEVSGAQIRRFQGVMMVVMPQPDISEQVINWRGESTISLPNQLGELEFSQHSELKETDSDSEFVIRLIAPKALKVEIRFGVVGSYKAWPIGRDKRRAVKKLWQEFSIPTWQRSQIPLVFFDQQLVAALGVWVEQGYQGCINQPNMMISWRKSD